A window from Triticum aestivum cultivar Chinese Spring chromosome 6D, IWGSC CS RefSeq v2.1, whole genome shotgun sequence encodes these proteins:
- the LOC123145319 gene encoding aspartyl protease family protein At5g10770 isoform X2 has translation MAPAPLPLLVAAFSLLFAAATPIRDVADACSSQVQDFEHLNSTAMHLPLHHSRGPCSPVSVPSDLPFSAVLTHDDARIASLAARLAKAPSSSSARPAVTVASLYRANDDVDGVAASLASVPLTPGTSYGVGNYVTRMGLGTPAKPYVMVVDTGSSLTWLQCSPCRVSCHRQSGPVFDPKTSSSYAAVSCSTPQCNDLSTATLNPAACSSSDVCIYQASYGDSSFSVGYLSKDTVSFGSNSVPNFYYGCGQDNEGLFGRSAGLMGLARNKLSLLYQLAPTLGYSFSYCLPSSSSSGYLSIGSYNPGQYSYTPMVSSTLDDSLYFIKLSGMTVAGKPLAISSSEYSSLPTIIDSGTVITRLPTTVYDALSKAVAGAMKGTKRADAYSILDTCFVGQASSLRVPAVSMAFSGGAALKLSAQNLLVDVDSSTTCLAFAPARSAAIIGNTQQQTFSVVYDVKSNRIGFAAGGCR, from the exons ATGGCGCCGGCGCCGCTGCCCCTGCTCGTCGCCGCCTTCTCCCTGCTCTTCGCGGCGGCGACTCCGATCAGGGACGTCGCCGACGCCTGCTCCTCGCAAGTGCAGG ATTTCGAGCACCTGAACAGCACCGCCATGCACCTCCCGCTGCACCACTCGCGGGGGCCCTGCTCGCCGGTGTCCGTCCCGTCGGACCTCCCGTTCTCGGCGGTGCTCACCCACGACGACGCCCGCATCGCGTCCCTCGCCGCGCGCCTCGCCAAGGCGCCGTCGTCGTCCTCGGCGCGCCCCGCGGTCACGGTGGCCTCGCTCTACCGGGCGAACGACGACGTCGACGGCGTCGCGGCCTCCCTGGCGTCCGTGCCGCTCACTCCGGGTACGTCGTACGGCGTGGGCAACTACGTGACCCGCATGGGCCTCGGCACCCCGGCCAAGCCGTACGTCATGGTGGTGGACACCGGCTCCTCCCTCACCTGGCTCCAGTGTTCCCCCTGCCGGGTGTCGTGCCACCGCCAGTCCGGCCCGGTGTTCGACCCCAAGACGTCCAGCTCCTACGCCGCCGTCTCCTGCTCCACGCCGCAGTGCAACGACCTCTCCACCGCCACGCTCAACCCGGCGGCCTGCTCCTCCTCCGACGTCTGCATCTACCAGGCCAGCTACGGCGACAGCTCCTTCTCCGTGGGGTACCTCAGCAAGGACACCGTCTCCTTCGGCTCCAACAGCGTGCCCAACTTCTACTACGGGTGCGGGCAGGACAACGAGGGCCTCTTCGGCCGCTCCGCCGGCCTCATGGGCCTGGCCCGCAACAAGCTCTCGCTGCTCTACCAGCTCGCGCCCACCCTCGGCTACTCCTTCTCCTACTGcctcccgtcctcctcctcctccggctaccTCTCCATCGGCTCCTACAACCCGGGCCAGTACTCCTACACGCCCATGGTGTCCAGCACACTCGACGACTCGCTCTACTTCATCAAGCTCTCCGGGATGACCGTCGCCGGGAAGCCGCTGGCCATCTCCTCCTCCGAGTACTCCAGCCTGCCCACCATCATCGACTCCGGCACGGTCATCACGCGCCTGCCCACCACCGTCTACGACGCCCTCAGCAAGGCGGTGGCGGGGGCCATGAAGGGGACCAAGCGCGCGGACGCCTACTCCATCCTCGACACCTGCTTCGTGGGCCAGGCGTCGAGCCTGCGCGTCCCGGCGGTCAGCATGGCCTTCTCCGGCGGTGCGGCGCTTAAGCTGTCGGCGCAGAACCTGCTCGTCGACGTGGACAGCTCCACGACGTGCCTCGCCTTCGCGCCCGCCAGGAGCGCCGCCATCATCGGCAACACCCAGCAGCAGACGTTCAGCGTCGTCTACGACGTCAAGAGCAACAGGATCGGCTTCGCCGCCGGCGGCTGCAGATAA
- the LOC123145319 gene encoding aspartyl protease family protein At5g10770 isoform X1 produces the protein MAPAPLPLLVAAFSLLFAAATPIRDVADACSSQVQAADFEHLNSTAMHLPLHHSRGPCSPVSVPSDLPFSAVLTHDDARIASLAARLAKAPSSSSARPAVTVASLYRANDDVDGVAASLASVPLTPGTSYGVGNYVTRMGLGTPAKPYVMVVDTGSSLTWLQCSPCRVSCHRQSGPVFDPKTSSSYAAVSCSTPQCNDLSTATLNPAACSSSDVCIYQASYGDSSFSVGYLSKDTVSFGSNSVPNFYYGCGQDNEGLFGRSAGLMGLARNKLSLLYQLAPTLGYSFSYCLPSSSSSGYLSIGSYNPGQYSYTPMVSSTLDDSLYFIKLSGMTVAGKPLAISSSEYSSLPTIIDSGTVITRLPTTVYDALSKAVAGAMKGTKRADAYSILDTCFVGQASSLRVPAVSMAFSGGAALKLSAQNLLVDVDSSTTCLAFAPARSAAIIGNTQQQTFSVVYDVKSNRIGFAAGGCR, from the exons ATGGCGCCGGCGCCGCTGCCCCTGCTCGTCGCCGCCTTCTCCCTGCTCTTCGCGGCGGCGACTCCGATCAGGGACGTCGCCGACGCCTGCTCCTCGCAAGTGCAGG CTGCAGATTTCGAGCACCTGAACAGCACCGCCATGCACCTCCCGCTGCACCACTCGCGGGGGCCCTGCTCGCCGGTGTCCGTCCCGTCGGACCTCCCGTTCTCGGCGGTGCTCACCCACGACGACGCCCGCATCGCGTCCCTCGCCGCGCGCCTCGCCAAGGCGCCGTCGTCGTCCTCGGCGCGCCCCGCGGTCACGGTGGCCTCGCTCTACCGGGCGAACGACGACGTCGACGGCGTCGCGGCCTCCCTGGCGTCCGTGCCGCTCACTCCGGGTACGTCGTACGGCGTGGGCAACTACGTGACCCGCATGGGCCTCGGCACCCCGGCCAAGCCGTACGTCATGGTGGTGGACACCGGCTCCTCCCTCACCTGGCTCCAGTGTTCCCCCTGCCGGGTGTCGTGCCACCGCCAGTCCGGCCCGGTGTTCGACCCCAAGACGTCCAGCTCCTACGCCGCCGTCTCCTGCTCCACGCCGCAGTGCAACGACCTCTCCACCGCCACGCTCAACCCGGCGGCCTGCTCCTCCTCCGACGTCTGCATCTACCAGGCCAGCTACGGCGACAGCTCCTTCTCCGTGGGGTACCTCAGCAAGGACACCGTCTCCTTCGGCTCCAACAGCGTGCCCAACTTCTACTACGGGTGCGGGCAGGACAACGAGGGCCTCTTCGGCCGCTCCGCCGGCCTCATGGGCCTGGCCCGCAACAAGCTCTCGCTGCTCTACCAGCTCGCGCCCACCCTCGGCTACTCCTTCTCCTACTGcctcccgtcctcctcctcctccggctaccTCTCCATCGGCTCCTACAACCCGGGCCAGTACTCCTACACGCCCATGGTGTCCAGCACACTCGACGACTCGCTCTACTTCATCAAGCTCTCCGGGATGACCGTCGCCGGGAAGCCGCTGGCCATCTCCTCCTCCGAGTACTCCAGCCTGCCCACCATCATCGACTCCGGCACGGTCATCACGCGCCTGCCCACCACCGTCTACGACGCCCTCAGCAAGGCGGTGGCGGGGGCCATGAAGGGGACCAAGCGCGCGGACGCCTACTCCATCCTCGACACCTGCTTCGTGGGCCAGGCGTCGAGCCTGCGCGTCCCGGCGGTCAGCATGGCCTTCTCCGGCGGTGCGGCGCTTAAGCTGTCGGCGCAGAACCTGCTCGTCGACGTGGACAGCTCCACGACGTGCCTCGCCTTCGCGCCCGCCAGGAGCGCCGCCATCATCGGCAACACCCAGCAGCAGACGTTCAGCGTCGTCTACGACGTCAAGAGCAACAGGATCGGCTTCGCCGCCGGCGGCTGCAGATAA